In bacterium, a single genomic region encodes these proteins:
- the rpsO gene encoding 30S ribosomal protein S15, whose translation MALVKEKKKTLIEGNKVHETDTGSPEVQIALLSERINGLTDHFKEHHKDHHSRTGLLMLVSKRRRLLDYLKKYHVMRYKAIITKLKLRK comes from the coding sequence TTAGTGAAAGAAAAGAAAAAGACATTGATCGAGGGAAATAAGGTGCACGAGACCGACACCGGGTCACCCGAAGTCCAGATTGCATTACTTTCTGAACGTATTAATGGACTTACGGATCATTTTAAAGAACACCACAAAGACCATCATTCCCGCACCGGGCTTTTGATGCTTGTCAGCAAACGACGTCGTTTGTTGGATTATTTGAAAAAATATCATGTAATGCGTTACAAAGCGATTATTACCAAACTTAAGTTACGTAAATAA
- the pnp gene encoding polyribonucleotide nucleotidyltransferase has product MSVSREIAGRTLTLTTGHVARQAHGAVTVQYGGTVVLVTAVCAQEAREGMGDFLPLTVEYRERTYAAGKIPGGFFKRGGRPADKETLTARLIDRAVRPQVPKGLRNELQVYALVISSDLENNSDIPALIGASTAMAISDIPFSNVLSAARVGKVNGELVVNPTFEQIAQSEMDIIVAGSKDNIVMVEGEAEQMPEAGILEAFSLAQNCNRDVIALQDELIQQVGKQKRTIELKSIDEAIQKKVIELAGDKIAQAVRIEEKQARSLAVTEAKKAILEALKSDMQDALTDSLASDAKKAMDDIEVQTVRHDIAVDHKRPDGRGLTDIRKITCEVGVLPRPHGSALFTRGQTQALVVTTLGTRADEQLIEQLEREYKKNFMLYYNFPSFSVGEARPVRGPGRREIGHGMLAERAIAPLIPENEKFNYTIQITSDILESNGSSSMASVCGASLSLMNAGVPIETHVAGIAMGLVQEGDKTAILTDIQGLEDHFGDMDFKIAGTRNGITAIQMDIKITGLSEELMKNALEQAKVARYQILDNMEGTISQPNSELSEYAPRIVSIEIEPDDIRTIIGPGGKMIKKITEETGATIDIEDSGKVNIAARDPKIVEAAIDMIRKLAPKIEIGKIYTGEVKKVTDFGAFVEVAPNKDGLVHVSQMAEQRVKNVTDVMKEGDIVSVKVLEIDEKGKIRLSYKDALKELEAEKTTT; this is encoded by the coding sequence ATATCCGTTAGCCGGGAAATAGCAGGAAGAACACTTACCCTTACCACAGGGCATGTTGCAAGACAGGCGCATGGCGCAGTCACAGTCCAATATGGCGGAACCGTTGTATTGGTCACCGCAGTATGCGCACAGGAAGCAAGGGAAGGTATGGGCGATTTTCTTCCATTAACAGTTGAATACCGCGAAAGAACGTATGCTGCCGGAAAAATTCCCGGTGGTTTTTTTAAGCGCGGCGGCAGACCGGCTGATAAAGAAACTCTAACAGCGCGTTTAATTGATCGTGCCGTTCGTCCGCAGGTTCCCAAAGGATTGCGGAATGAGCTACAGGTTTATGCCTTGGTTATTTCTTCCGATTTAGAGAATAACTCGGATATACCTGCATTAATAGGTGCATCGACCGCGATGGCAATATCAGATATTCCTTTTTCCAATGTGTTGAGTGCCGCCCGGGTTGGCAAAGTAAACGGTGAGTTGGTTGTTAATCCGACCTTTGAGCAAATTGCCCAGAGTGAAATGGATATTATTGTTGCCGGCAGTAAGGATAATATTGTTATGGTGGAAGGCGAGGCCGAGCAAATGCCCGAAGCGGGTATTTTGGAAGCCTTCAGCCTGGCACAAAATTGTAACCGCGACGTGATTGCCCTGCAGGATGAATTGATCCAGCAGGTGGGAAAACAGAAGCGCACCATTGAATTAAAGAGTATTGATGAAGCAATCCAAAAGAAGGTTATTGAACTGGCGGGAGATAAAATTGCCCAGGCAGTGCGGATTGAAGAAAAACAAGCGCGCTCTTTGGCAGTTACCGAAGCCAAAAAAGCTATACTGGAAGCTCTGAAAAGTGATATGCAGGATGCTTTGACAGATTCTTTGGCATCAGATGCGAAAAAAGCAATGGATGACATTGAAGTTCAGACCGTCCGGCATGATATTGCGGTTGACCACAAGCGTCCTGACGGCCGGGGGTTAACAGATATCCGCAAGATTACTTGTGAAGTCGGTGTTTTACCCCGCCCGCATGGTTCGGCCTTGTTTACCCGCGGCCAGACGCAGGCACTTGTGGTGACGACCTTAGGCACAAGAGCTGATGAGCAGCTTATTGAGCAATTGGAACGTGAATATAAGAAAAATTTTATGCTCTATTATAATTTTCCTTCATTTTCAGTGGGTGAAGCGCGGCCGGTTCGCGGACCGGGACGTCGTGAAATCGGTCATGGGATGCTTGCTGAAAGAGCGATTGCGCCCTTGATTCCGGAAAACGAAAAATTTAATTATACGATTCAGATTACTTCTGACATTTTAGAGTCCAATGGTTCATCTTCAATGGCATCGGTTTGCGGTGCTTCGCTTTCGTTGATGAATGCCGGAGTACCGATTGAGACACACGTAGCCGGTATTGCCATGGGATTGGTGCAAGAAGGGGATAAAACAGCGATTCTTACGGATATTCAGGGGTTAGAGGACCATTTTGGTGATATGGATTTTAAAATCGCAGGGACTCGGAATGGAATTACCGCCATTCAGATGGATATCAAAATAACCGGTCTGAGTGAAGAATTGATGAAGAATGCTTTAGAACAGGCAAAAGTAGCCCGTTATCAGATTCTTGACAATATGGAAGGAACCATCTCTCAACCGAACAGTGAATTATCCGAGTATGCACCGCGTATAGTATCAATTGAGATTGAGCCTGATGATATCCGGACGATTATCGGTCCGGGCGGTAAGATGATTAAAAAGATTACCGAGGAAACCGGTGCAACAATTGATATTGAAGACTCTGGAAAAGTCAATATTGCCGCTCGTGATCCTAAGATTGTGGAAGCTGCGATTGATATGATCCGCAAGCTGGCTCCCAAAATTGAGATTGGCAAAATTTATACCGGCGAAGTCAAGAAAGTGACGGATTTTGGAGCTTTCGTTGAAGTGGCGCCGAATAAAGACGGACTGGTACATGTTTCTCAAATGGCGGAGCAGCGGGTTAAGAATGTCACAGATGTTATGAAGGAAGGTGACATTGTTTCCGTGAAAGTTTTAGAGATTGATGAAAAAGGGAAGATTCGTCTTTCGTATAAAGATGCACTTAAGGAATTGGAAGCGGAAAAGACGACTACGTAA
- a CDS encoding tetratricopeptide repeat protein, whose product MTVIQRICFAIILAVFLPLTSFAKQSNVREFQQAEAAFQKYDFMIAERNYQLALIKFPDMGNLTAYIKNQLAYCKRYQGQIEESVAAYEKVRKEHPDSPQAGNVQENIARTYYEAGNYAKAGPAFEKLAQDLETEEVEARSISASLTSSRM is encoded by the coding sequence ATGACTGTAATTCAGAGAATCTGTTTTGCCATCATTTTAGCGGTTTTCCTGCCACTCACCAGTTTTGCCAAACAAAGCAATGTCCGCGAATTCCAGCAGGCTGAAGCTGCGTTTCAAAAATATGACTTCATGATTGCTGAAAGAAATTATCAATTAGCCCTGATCAAATTTCCCGATATGGGTAATCTTACCGCATATATCAAAAACCAGCTTGCCTATTGCAAGCGTTATCAAGGTCAAATTGAGGAATCCGTGGCAGCTTATGAGAAGGTGCGCAAAGAGCATCCGGATAGCCCACAGGCTGGAAATGTACAGGAGAATATTGCACGGACATATTATGAGGCCGGGAATTATGCCAAAGCCGGACCGGCATTTGAGAAGCTGGCGCAGGATTTGGAAACAGAAGAAGTCGAAGCCCGGAGTATTTCAGCGAGTTTGACCTCAAGCCGCATGTAA